One stretch of Siphonobacter curvatus DNA includes these proteins:
- a CDS encoding ABC transporter ATP-binding protein: MIEIKNIRKEFNGRVVLDGISGTFKPGNCSLIIGGSGTGKSVLLKCIVGLIKPEGGNVLYNGRDFWSGDKDTKRDIRREMGVLFQGSALFDSKTVLENVKFPLDMLTDQSEEEKMDRAQFCLQRVGLEKAAQRMPSEVSGGMKKRVGIARAIVMNPKYLFCDEPNSGLDPLTSVKIDELIQEITDEYQITTMVITHDMNSVLGIGEDILFLHQGHKLWEGTKDNILDTEVPELQEFLYSNQLVRRMKKSQQ, translated from the coding sequence ATGATTGAAATAAAAAATATCAGGAAAGAATTTAACGGACGCGTTGTACTCGATGGCATTTCGGGTACGTTCAAACCCGGCAATTGCAGCCTCATCATCGGTGGTTCGGGTACGGGAAAGTCCGTTTTATTGAAATGCATCGTAGGGCTGATCAAACCCGAAGGCGGCAATGTTCTGTACAATGGCCGTGATTTCTGGTCGGGCGATAAGGACACCAAACGCGACATTCGCCGGGAAATGGGCGTACTGTTTCAGGGCAGTGCTCTCTTTGACTCGAAGACGGTACTCGAAAACGTAAAGTTTCCGCTCGATATGCTTACCGATCAATCGGAAGAAGAGAAGATGGATCGGGCTCAGTTTTGTCTCCAACGGGTCGGACTGGAAAAAGCCGCCCAGCGGATGCCTTCTGAGGTTTCGGGTGGGATGAAAAAACGCGTCGGCATTGCCCGGGCCATTGTAATGAATCCAAAGTACCTGTTCTGCGACGAACCGAACTCGGGTCTGGATCCTCTCACCAGTGTAAAAATCGATGAGCTGATTCAGGAAATTACCGATGAGTATCAGATCACTACGATGGTTATTACGCATGATATGAACTCCGTACTGGGCATTGGCGAGGATATTCTGTTCTTACACCAGGGACATAAACTCTGGGAAGGGACGAAAGATAACATTCTGGATACCGAAGTGCCGGAACTTCAGGAGTTTCTGTACTCCAACCAGTTGGTACGTCGTATGAAAAAGAGTCAGCAGTAA
- a CDS encoding MlaE family ABC transporter permease encodes MNLLTRVGRYFIFLGTLFTRREKVSVYAKQILEEAVALGIDSIFIVSIVSTFIGAVTCVQTAYNLVSPFIPDYVISLIVRDMTLLELAPTITCIVLAGKVGSNIASGLGTMRISEQIDALEVMGLNSASYLVLPKIIAAVLVFPMLITIAGFLSIWGGYVAGTLSGAITPEDYVYGIRADFIPFNVPFALIKTVVFAFLITSISAFRGYYTEGGALEVGKASTTAVTNSCIAVLVADYLLAQLLL; translated from the coding sequence ATGAATTTACTTACCCGTGTGGGTCGTTATTTTATCTTTCTGGGAACCCTGTTTACACGTCGCGAAAAAGTGAGTGTGTACGCAAAACAGATCCTGGAGGAAGCTGTAGCACTCGGCATCGACTCCATTTTTATTGTCTCCATCGTTTCTACCTTCATCGGAGCCGTAACCTGCGTGCAGACAGCCTACAACCTGGTAAGCCCCTTCATTCCCGACTACGTAATTTCGCTGATCGTACGGGATATGACGCTGCTGGAGCTGGCTCCTACCATTACCTGTATCGTACTGGCCGGAAAAGTGGGTTCCAACATCGCCAGCGGCTTGGGTACTATGCGTATTTCGGAACAGATTGATGCCCTGGAAGTAATGGGCCTCAATTCCGCCTCCTACCTGGTTCTGCCCAAAATCATTGCTGCCGTTCTGGTATTCCCCATGCTCATTACAATTGCCGGATTTCTCTCCATCTGGGGTGGCTATGTCGCGGGTACGCTGTCGGGGGCTATTACGCCCGAGGATTACGTGTACGGAATCCGGGCTGACTTTATTCCTTTCAACGTACCATTTGCGTTAATTAAAACCGTCGTATTTGCCTTCCTAATTACTTCTATTTCAGCTTTCCGGGGGTATTATACCGAAGGCGGAGCCCTCGAAGTAGGAAAAGCCAGTACTACGGCCGTTACGAATAGTTGTATTGCCGTATTAGTAGCGGATTACCTGCTGGCTCAGTTACTGTTGTAA
- a CDS encoding SDR family oxidoreductase has protein sequence MSDLLNSELIKTKDVPLAGKPLVIVTGATKGIGKAILRRFVKGGFDAITVARNTADLEKLKQETEQEFEGRQVHIYTADLGEREQIEAFAAFVKAQQRSIEMLVNNTGLFLPGQIYNEEEGTFETMINVNVGSAYHLTRALLPAMMERQRGYIVNVCSTASIKAYPNGGSYCIAKHALLGLTRELREELKTKGIKVTAILPGATYTESWAGSDLPESRFMQVDDMAELLWTSYHLSPSAVVEELLVRPQLGDL, from the coding sequence ATGAGTGATTTATTGAATAGTGAACTGATTAAAACAAAAGATGTTCCCCTGGCGGGAAAACCGTTGGTTATCGTAACCGGAGCCACCAAGGGTATTGGCAAGGCCATCTTACGCCGATTCGTAAAAGGAGGGTTCGACGCCATTACCGTTGCCCGCAACACGGCAGATCTGGAGAAACTCAAACAAGAAACGGAACAGGAGTTCGAAGGCCGGCAGGTACACATTTACACGGCTGACCTGGGTGAACGCGAACAGATTGAAGCCTTTGCCGCTTTCGTTAAGGCTCAACAGCGATCCATTGAAATGCTGGTGAATAATACCGGACTCTTTCTGCCCGGCCAGATCTACAACGAAGAGGAGGGTACCTTCGAAACGATGATCAACGTCAACGTAGGTTCGGCGTATCACCTGACCCGGGCCTTGCTACCCGCCATGATGGAGCGGCAACGGGGCTACATTGTGAATGTATGTTCGACAGCCAGTATCAAAGCCTATCCCAACGGTGGTTCGTACTGCATTGCGAAACACGCCTTACTGGGGCTGACGCGGGAGTTACGGGAAGAACTCAAAACCAAAGGAATTAAAGTAACGGCCATTCTGCCGGGTGCCACCTATACCGAAAGCTGGGCGGGTAGCGATTTACCCGAAAGCCGCTTTATGCAGGTAGACGACATGGCCGAACTGCTTTGGACCAGTTACCATCTATCTCCTTCGGCTGTGGTGGAAGAACTACTGGTACGCCCACAATTGGGAGATTTGTAA
- a CDS encoding ROK family protein, whose product MADNQYLGIDVGGTNVKMGIVDATTGKISNFYSHDTLSWRQSGHFEERLGDAISLQLLDNPTLTKVGIGLPGMINSKRTVPLEITAIPELNNVKLVEYLSNRFAGVSFYLENDANAAALGEFYFGEEKIDENYIFITLGTGVGGAAILNRRVFTGGNGNAMEPGHIPSVEGKVLERNIGKNELLNLATKMRSEYTGATQLPGDGTISTTGLVAAAAADDVLALQIFERVGEILGDGLASLVRILDINLILIGGGLSASFDFIMPAVFKKLNYWLTPYNLDTLEIKRATLGNDAGLLGAASLCFEVQDGVGAEG is encoded by the coding sequence ATGGCCGATAACCAGTACCTAGGCATAGACGTGGGTGGAACGAATGTCAAAATGGGCATCGTAGACGCTACCACGGGTAAAATTTCAAATTTTTACAGCCACGATACGCTTAGTTGGCGGCAATCCGGTCACTTTGAAGAACGACTGGGCGATGCCATTTCTCTGCAACTGCTCGATAATCCTACGCTTACGAAAGTAGGAATTGGTCTGCCGGGAATGATCAACAGCAAGCGTACCGTACCCCTTGAAATTACGGCCATTCCGGAGTTAAATAATGTAAAGCTGGTCGAGTACCTGTCCAATCGGTTTGCTGGCGTTTCCTTCTATCTGGAAAATGACGCCAACGCTGCGGCTTTGGGCGAATTCTATTTCGGTGAAGAAAAGATCGACGAAAATTATATTTTCATTACCCTGGGAACGGGCGTAGGCGGTGCCGCCATCCTGAATCGCCGGGTATTTACGGGCGGAAACGGAAATGCCATGGAGCCCGGCCATATTCCTTCCGTAGAAGGAAAAGTACTGGAGCGGAACATTGGTAAAAATGAATTGCTGAACCTGGCCACGAAAATGCGTTCCGAATACACGGGAGCGACGCAATTGCCCGGCGATGGTACGATCTCAACGACCGGTCTGGTAGCAGCCGCTGCGGCAGATGACGTTCTGGCTCTGCAAATCTTTGAGCGGGTGGGTGAAATTCTGGGCGATGGTCTGGCCTCGTTGGTACGGATTCTGGACATCAACCTCATCTTGATCGGTGGCGGTCTGTCGGCTTCCTTTGATTTTATTATGCCAGCCGTATTTAAGAAATTAAACTATTGGCTGACGCCGTATAACCTGGACACGCTGGAAATCAAACGGGCTACGCTCGGTAATGATGCTGGTTTGCTGGGAGCTGCTTCTCTGTGCTTTGAAGTACAGGATGGTGTGGGTGCAGAAGGTTAA